A genomic window from Erythrobacter sp. BLCC-B19 includes:
- a CDS encoding SixA phosphatase family protein, giving the protein MKILGLLRHAKSDWDDTAQRDFDRGLNARGKKGAGLIGQHIRDHGVKWDKVLASPAVRVKLTLEGALPEVEPIYDQRLYLASFDTIVETIEAHAGSGEDEAKAILISGHNPGLQDVLLELVAPGKENALFKEAVVKFPTAAYAVLECDIAHWSELKRYCAELVHFARPRDLDPALGPEG; this is encoded by the coding sequence ATGAAGATTCTCGGCCTCCTGCGCCATGCCAAGTCCGATTGGGACGACACCGCCCAGCGCGACTTCGACCGCGGCCTCAATGCGCGCGGGAAGAAGGGCGCAGGTCTGATCGGCCAGCATATCCGCGACCACGGGGTCAAGTGGGACAAGGTGCTCGCCAGCCCGGCGGTGCGGGTCAAGCTCACGCTGGAAGGCGCGCTGCCCGAGGTGGAGCCGATCTACGATCAAAGGCTCTATCTCGCGAGCTTCGACACCATCGTCGAGACGATCGAGGCCCATGCGGGCAGCGGTGAAGACGAGGCCAAGGCGATCCTCATTTCCGGACACAACCCCGGTCTGCAAGACGTGCTTCTGGAACTGGTCGCGCCGGGCAAGGAGAACGCGCTGTTCAAGGAAGCGGTCGTGAAGTTTCCGACCGCTGCCTATGCCGTGCTCGAATGCGACATCGCCCACTGGAGCGAGCTCAAGCGCTATTGCGCCGAGCTCGTCCACTTCGCGCGGCCGAGAGACCTCGATCCGGCGCTGGGGCCGGAGGGCTAG